The following proteins are co-located in the Desulfatitalea tepidiphila genome:
- a CDS encoding pilus assembly FimT family protein produces MNNCLHLPLAMTHRQATPNSMPRAKASPVQGCHGDGPGGFTLMELMVVMLLMTIVMSVAVPRLGEGMLQNPQKHLNRWMVNTVRTLRAMAMEKQVIQLLVLDLDEQRMWVADAQMDEMAMAAAAEKAFKLPDSIKLVGVAFPEADRATSGKVTLQFYPSGYADQALVHVQYADNIRFSYKIEPLLPKVKRLEQWVTY; encoded by the coding sequence ATGAATAACTGCCTTCACCTGCCGTTGGCGATGACGCATCGCCAGGCCACTCCGAATTCCATGCCCCGTGCCAAGGCGTCGCCCGTCCAGGGATGCCATGGAGATGGGCCAGGAGGGTTTACCCTGATGGAGTTGATGGTGGTCATGTTACTGATGACCATCGTCATGTCCGTCGCCGTCCCCAGGTTGGGCGAGGGGATGCTGCAAAATCCACAAAAACATCTCAACCGCTGGATGGTCAATACCGTGCGCACCCTGCGCGCCATGGCCATGGAAAAGCAAGTCATCCAACTCCTCGTGCTGGACCTGGACGAGCAACGCATGTGGGTTGCCGATGCGCAGATGGATGAAATGGCCATGGCGGCGGCCGCGGAAAAGGCCTTCAAATTGCCGGATTCCATCAAATTGGTTGGCGTGGCGTTCCCCGAAGCGGATCGGGCCACATCCGGCAAGGTCACCCTGCAGTTTTACCCCAGCGGTTATGCGGATCAGGCGTTGGTGCATGTACAATACGCCGACAACATTCGTTTCTCATATAAAATCGAGCCATTGCTGCCAAAGGTGAAACGTCTCGAACAATGGGTCACCTATTAA
- a CDS encoding alpha/beta fold hydrolase codes for MPTIKVNDCDIYYEIHGQGDPLLMIMGLRRNIEWWYPQIPTLEKHFRVVVFDNRGAGRSEKPAMDYTIGLFADDTAALMEALHIERAHVLGVSMGGYIAQELAINYPQKVKDLVLGCTSCGGEKAILMSADRMEKFTANQNLTPEEILKKDMDIYFSDEYVAGNPAAIAQFCEISMRYYQPADAFLRQYEACRNHDTVARIGRIIHPTLVMTGDDDPLVPPENSFILKDLLPHAQLSVFPKGRHCFFMEFADRFNEEVANFFG; via the coding sequence ATGCCCACAATAAAAGTCAATGACTGCGATATCTACTATGAAATCCACGGACAAGGCGATCCCCTGCTGATGATCATGGGTTTGCGCCGCAATATCGAGTGGTGGTACCCTCAGATCCCGACGCTGGAGAAGCACTTCAGGGTGGTTGTATTCGACAACCGGGGGGCCGGGCGCTCCGAAAAGCCGGCCATGGACTATACCATCGGGCTGTTTGCTGATGATACGGCGGCGTTAATGGAGGCATTGCACATCGAGCGCGCCCATGTGCTGGGGGTCTCTATGGGGGGATACATCGCACAGGAACTTGCGATCAATTATCCACAAAAGGTGAAGGACCTCGTGTTAGGATGCACCAGTTGCGGCGGTGAAAAGGCAATATTGATGAGTGCCGACAGAATGGAAAAATTTACGGCCAATCAGAACCTGACGCCCGAAGAGATCCTCAAAAAGGACATGGACATTTACTTTTCCGATGAATACGTTGCCGGAAACCCGGCGGCGATTGCGCAATTTTGTGAAATATCCATGCGGTATTACCAGCCCGCCGATGCTTTTTTAAGACAGTATGAGGCTTGCCGGAACCACGATACGGTGGCACGCATCGGCCGCATTATCCACCCCACCTTGGTTATGACGGGCGACGACGACCCTCTGGTTCCGCCGGAGAACTCTTTCATCCTCAAAGATCTGCTTCCCCATGCGCAGCTGTCCGTTTTTCCAAAGGGGCGCCACTGCTTTTTCATGGAATTCGCCGATCGGTTCAACGAGGAGGTTGCTAATTTTTTCGGTTAA
- the gspG gene encoding type II secretion system major pseudopilin GspG, which yields MKAIRLDRNNQGFSLIELMVVILILGLLIGIVGPRLIGRTDDAKVSTAKIQIESLVSALKMYKLDNGTYPSTEQGLEALVTMPQGGDTPKKWKKGGYLEKGSVPKDPWGNDYIYLFPGAHDDFDIVSYGADGVAGGEEYNKDITSWSLNE from the coding sequence ATGAAAGCGATACGATTAGATCGAAACAACCAGGGTTTCTCGCTCATCGAGCTGATGGTGGTGATTCTCATTCTCGGCTTGTTGATCGGCATCGTGGGCCCGAGATTGATCGGTCGAACCGACGACGCCAAAGTCAGCACCGCAAAGATTCAAATCGAAAGCCTGGTCTCTGCACTCAAAATGTACAAACTGGACAACGGCACCTATCCGAGCACCGAACAGGGACTCGAGGCGCTCGTGACGATGCCCCAAGGCGGCGATACCCCCAAAAAATGGAAGAAAGGCGGCTACCTGGAAAAGGGTTCGGTGCCGAAAGACCCCTGGGGCAACGATTATATCTACCTGTTTCCGGGCGCCCACGATGACTTTGACATCGTCTCGTATGGCGCAGACGGCGTGGCCGGCGGGGAAGAGTACAACAAAGATATCACCAGCTGGTCCCTGAATGAATAA
- a CDS encoding prepilin-type N-terminal cleavage/methylation domain-containing protein: MGFSLIEVLVALAILTIALTSVYRLQSLTYSMTAEARFHTVAPKLAQERLAAIEREGLKNGSDNSGDFGQAYPGYGWTVRMEDVPSDVITSDNQRLTRIDVTIRHNEERSYLLRTYRFHVQ; the protein is encoded by the coding sequence ATGGGTTTTTCCCTGATCGAGGTGCTGGTCGCACTGGCGATCCTCACGATCGCGCTGACCAGTGTCTATCGGCTTCAAAGCCTCACCTATTCGATGACCGCGGAGGCCCGCTTCCACACCGTTGCGCCCAAACTGGCCCAGGAGCGGCTGGCCGCCATCGAGCGGGAAGGGTTGAAAAATGGGTCCGATAACTCGGGAGACTTCGGGCAAGCCTATCCGGGCTACGGCTGGACCGTGAGGATGGAGGACGTGCCGTCCGATGTGATCACCAGTGACAATCAGCGTCTCACCCGCATCGATGTGACCATCAGGCATAACGAAGAACGCAGCTATCTCCTCAGGACCTATCGGTTTCATGTGCAATAA
- a CDS encoding SGNH/GDSL hydrolase family protein encodes MMRGYGNAFAIFMMPVLLAQAIHVRRVTPRLPEPSGDRSGIFGSGRDLRLLIIGDSAASGVGAGCQRQALSGQLVYFLGGNFRVTWKLDAQTGRTIKDVVALLEAATPKKVDVLVASVGVNDVTRGTPVKNWISRHEKLIDIATSQLDCRHILLSSIPPMHLFPALPQPLRWYLGERARRLNFALEQHLAGRPACRVVSPGFPPEPAFMAADGFHPGPAAYSHWARHLEGIIREVTATSA; translated from the coding sequence ATGATGCGGGGCTATGGAAACGCTTTTGCAATCTTTATGATGCCCGTGCTGCTCGCTCAGGCAATTCATGTGCGCCGGGTGACCCCCAGACTTCCCGAGCCGTCGGGTGATCGCTCTGGCATTTTCGGCTCCGGACGGGACCTGCGTCTGTTGATCATCGGCGACTCGGCGGCCTCGGGTGTGGGGGCAGGGTGTCAGCGCCAGGCCTTGTCGGGTCAACTCGTTTATTTTCTCGGCGGGAATTTCAGGGTCACCTGGAAGCTGGATGCCCAGACTGGCCGCACCATAAAGGATGTGGTGGCCCTTCTCGAGGCGGCGACGCCCAAAAAGGTGGATGTCCTCGTAGCGTCCGTGGGTGTCAACGACGTCACCCGGGGAACCCCCGTGAAAAATTGGATCTCCCGCCATGAAAAGCTTATCGATATTGCGACAAGTCAACTCGATTGCCGGCACATCCTGCTGTCCAGCATCCCGCCGATGCATCTGTTTCCAGCGCTGCCGCAGCCATTGAGATGGTACCTGGGCGAGCGCGCCAGGCGTTTGAACTTTGCATTGGAACAGCATTTGGCTGGTCGTCCCGCCTGCCGAGTGGTGTCTCCCGGCTTTCCTCCGGAACCGGCTTTCATGGCCGCCGATGGATTTCACCCGGGTCCTGCGGCGTATTCGCATTGGGCCAGGCACCTTGAAGGCATTATACGGGAGGTCACCGCAACATCGGCTTGA
- a CDS encoding bifunctional riboflavin kinase/FAD synthetase, whose product MEIVSRLEAIQEPFHNAVITIGNFDGVHIGHQALFHTVVEKAHHIGGKAIAMTFDPHPMKVLAPKRQPPKITLAEQKAELIAKTGMDVMISIPFTKSFASIPARSFVEDVLFKKVGMRAIVVGKDYSFGRDREGNLEMLRAMSEELGFEVIVVDWIQGNGKRDRISSTQIRKLVMAGKMEEARRMLGRYYQIRGIVAGGRNRGGRLLGFPTANLNLQDELCPKQGIYAVTVEHDGKSYQGVANIGYSPTFDDRLFTIEVHIMDFNQDIYSDRIRVNFIQRLRDEIKFESIDALAAQIKKDVDHARSILASLL is encoded by the coding sequence ATGGAAATTGTATCTCGTTTGGAGGCGATCCAGGAGCCGTTCCACAATGCCGTCATCACCATCGGAAACTTTGACGGTGTTCACATCGGGCACCAGGCGCTGTTCCACACGGTAGTGGAAAAAGCGCACCATATCGGCGGCAAGGCGATTGCCATGACGTTTGATCCGCATCCCATGAAAGTGCTCGCTCCAAAACGGCAACCGCCGAAGATCACCCTGGCCGAACAAAAGGCCGAATTGATCGCCAAGACCGGAATGGATGTGATGATCAGTATTCCGTTCACCAAATCATTTGCTTCGATTCCGGCCCGGAGTTTTGTCGAAGACGTACTGTTTAAAAAGGTCGGCATGCGCGCCATCGTCGTCGGCAAAGATTACTCGTTCGGACGCGACCGCGAAGGCAACTTGGAGATGCTCCGCGCCATGTCCGAGGAACTCGGGTTTGAAGTGATCGTTGTGGATTGGATCCAGGGCAATGGCAAGAGAGATCGCATCAGCAGCACGCAGATCCGCAAGTTGGTGATGGCAGGGAAAATGGAAGAAGCCAGGCGAATGCTGGGCCGGTACTATCAAATACGCGGCATCGTGGCCGGGGGCCGCAACCGGGGCGGTCGGCTGTTGGGTTTCCCTACTGCCAACCTCAACCTCCAGGATGAGTTGTGCCCAAAACAGGGCATCTATGCCGTGACCGTCGAGCACGATGGAAAGAGCTACCAGGGAGTGGCCAACATCGGTTACAGTCCCACCTTTGACGATCGTCTCTTTACCATAGAGGTCCATATTATGGATTTTAACCAAGACATCTACAGTGACCGCATACGTGTCAACTTCATTCAACGTTTGCGCGACGAAATCAAATTTGAAAGCATCGATGCCCTTGCGGCGCAAATCAAAAAAGATGTGGATCATGCGCGCAGTATTCTGGCCAGCCTGCTATAA
- the rsmB gene encoding 16S rRNA (cytosine(967)-C(5))-methyltransferase RsmB: MKNARQVALDILDRLQRGDQPLDYWLEKAEPQIAELKRQDRALVHALVYGTMRWKGRLDFIIDQLAQKTAKIDPLVRTILEMALFQMNHLDRVPDSAVVHTAVDLAKTNGRKWAAGFVNGLLRRSTAAPDPIRWPGEKAAPHEALSIEIALPAWLTRRWTERYGLDQTHLLGSAINTIPRVTLRTNTLKTDRSDLMRRIEAEAQTVTATRYSPEGIQIASLTRPLSQWPAYRDGWFQVQDEAAQLISHLLAPVPGETVWDACAGLGTKTAHVAQLMNNQGVIVASDVHPHRLAHLKADMQRLGVAIVTPRVMDLTGISGGAALPEFDRILVDAPCSGLGVLQKNPDGKWRVSEADISRSAQRQKAILERVAPHLRPGGRLVYAVCSFEPEENEGVIEAFLQKHPEFAIDNPKIAGTAKANRFITPQGYFKTLPHLEGMDGFFAALLIKAP, from the coding sequence ATGAAGAATGCCCGCCAGGTTGCCCTCGATATTCTCGATCGTCTTCAACGAGGGGATCAACCACTGGACTATTGGCTGGAGAAGGCCGAACCGCAGATCGCTGAATTGAAGCGTCAAGATCGGGCCCTCGTCCATGCCCTGGTCTATGGTACCATGCGATGGAAAGGTCGATTGGATTTCATCATCGATCAACTGGCCCAAAAAACTGCCAAAATCGATCCCCTTGTGCGCACCATTCTTGAAATGGCGCTGTTTCAGATGAACCATCTGGATCGTGTACCTGATTCGGCCGTTGTTCATACAGCCGTCGACCTCGCCAAAACCAACGGGCGGAAATGGGCGGCCGGCTTTGTCAACGGCCTGCTGCGACGTTCTACCGCAGCGCCCGACCCGATCCGGTGGCCTGGAGAAAAAGCAGCTCCCCACGAAGCCTTGAGCATCGAAATAGCATTGCCGGCCTGGCTGACCCGGCGCTGGACCGAACGCTATGGACTGGACCAGACCCACCTGCTGGGCAGCGCGATCAACACCATTCCCCGGGTTACCCTTCGTACCAACACGCTCAAGACCGATCGTTCGGATTTGATGCGACGCATCGAAGCCGAAGCCCAAACAGTCACGGCCACCCGATACAGCCCGGAGGGGATCCAAATTGCATCCTTGACCCGTCCCCTCAGCCAGTGGCCGGCGTATCGGGACGGCTGGTTTCAGGTGCAGGACGAGGCGGCTCAGTTGATTTCCCACCTGCTCGCCCCCGTGCCCGGCGAGACGGTCTGGGATGCATGTGCCGGTCTGGGCACGAAAACCGCTCATGTCGCGCAACTGATGAACAACCAGGGCGTGATTGTGGCTTCCGATGTCCATCCGCATCGACTGGCGCACTTAAAGGCTGACATGCAGCGTCTCGGGGTCGCCATCGTCACCCCGCGTGTCATGGACCTGACCGGAATATCAGGCGGCGCCGCACTGCCCGAATTCGACCGCATTCTAGTCGATGCGCCCTGCTCGGGTCTGGGCGTGCTGCAAAAAAATCCGGACGGCAAATGGCGCGTCTCCGAAGCGGATATTTCACGATCGGCCCAACGCCAAAAGGCCATTCTCGAACGGGTCGCCCCCCACCTGCGGCCAGGCGGCCGTCTGGTTTATGCAGTCTGCAGTTTCGAGCCCGAGGAAAATGAAGGCGTTATCGAAGCTTTTTTGCAAAAACACCCTGAGTTTGCTATAGATAATCCAAAAATCGCCGGCACGGCGAAGGCCAACCGGTTCATCACGCCGCAAGGATATTTCAAAACCCTGCCCCACCTCGAGGGAATGGATGGTTTCTTCGCGGCGTTGTTGATCAAAGCCCCCTGA
- the def gene encoding peptide deformylase: MSTLEIITYPHELLKSAAQPVEQIDGKLQSLIDKMAETMYEAPGIGLAAVQVNVDQSLLIYDLAPREERRDLQVLINPRIIEREGDIISENEGCLSVPDFRADVKRSGRILVEGFDREGKPLRFESEGMLAIVLQHEIDHLNGTLFIDRISKLKRQLYTRRIQKMIKHQNQ, translated from the coding sequence GTGAGCACGCTTGAAATCATCACCTATCCCCACGAGCTTTTGAAAAGCGCCGCCCAGCCGGTCGAACAGATCGATGGCAAACTTCAATCCCTCATCGACAAAATGGCCGAAACCATGTACGAGGCGCCGGGGATTGGCCTGGCCGCCGTACAGGTCAATGTGGACCAGAGCCTTTTGATCTACGACCTCGCGCCCAGGGAAGAACGACGGGATTTACAGGTCTTGATCAATCCTAGAATCATCGAACGTGAAGGGGACATCATTTCCGAAAACGAAGGTTGCCTGAGTGTCCCGGACTTCAGGGCCGATGTGAAACGTTCGGGCCGTATTCTGGTCGAGGGCTTTGATCGGGAGGGCAAACCGCTTCGTTTCGAATCCGAGGGCATGCTGGCCATCGTATTGCAGCATGAAATCGACCACCTGAATGGAACCCTTTTTATCGATCGCATCAGCAAGCTGAAACGTCAACTCTACACCCGGCGTATCCAGAAAATGATCAAACATCAGAATCAATGA
- the ggt gene encoding gamma-glutamyltransferase, whose translation MKNHFATHRPLLMSTSWMITADHPLAVQAGAAVLEAGGNAVDAAIAANLVMTTVRPHMCGIGGDLFMLIYNASDERLDALNASGRSPARATLKAYQDMGYNSVPETGIHTCTVPGALAGWQAALERHGTLGLDTLLARALPYARDGFPVYPELIRCIKEKREILLADGAAGETFLPGGRVPQVGQLLVQPRLAQSYQVLMEHGPDAFYKGPLGEALVARSDALGGFFSMDDLAHHTVEWTAPIASDYRGFTIATAPPNSQGIALLMQAKMLVHQDLTAFSVDSAELVHLMVEAKKLAFADRDACVCDPAFSRIPIEAMLSKTQAKERISLIDPDRAHAGYATRDFARGGDDTVYVTAVDGDGNAVTLIQSLYEAFGSCLMVPQTGMVLQNRARGFTLEESHPNVLAPDKRPYHTLHPVMILKEDQPAILLGTPGADGQTQTNMQLIVDLIDYGADAQQANEAPRWRSNPDGSLMIECRFPDETIARLKARGHDVRVVDAYSEMMGSSQIIVIDHANGVLKAGADPRRQAYAIGK comes from the coding sequence GTGAAAAATCACTTTGCCACCCACCGTCCCCTTTTAATGAGCACCAGCTGGATGATCACCGCCGACCACCCGCTTGCCGTCCAGGCCGGTGCGGCCGTATTGGAAGCCGGAGGGAATGCCGTGGATGCGGCCATTGCCGCTAACCTGGTGATGACCACGGTTCGGCCGCACATGTGTGGCATCGGCGGCGACCTGTTCATGCTGATCTACAACGCTTCTGATGAGCGCCTGGATGCTCTGAACGCCTCGGGGCGCTCACCGGCCCGGGCAACGCTGAAGGCCTATCAGGATATGGGCTACAACAGCGTGCCCGAGACCGGGATTCACACCTGCACCGTACCAGGCGCTCTTGCCGGCTGGCAGGCAGCCTTGGAAAGACATGGCACTCTCGGCCTGGATACCCTGCTGGCCAGGGCCCTGCCCTATGCCCGGGATGGTTTTCCGGTGTACCCGGAGCTGATCCGCTGCATAAAAGAAAAGAGAGAGATCCTGCTGGCCGACGGGGCAGCGGGAGAAACTTTCCTGCCGGGCGGTCGCGTTCCGCAGGTCGGCCAATTGCTGGTTCAGCCCAGGCTGGCTCAATCATATCAAGTGCTGATGGAACATGGACCGGACGCTTTTTACAAAGGCCCTCTGGGAGAAGCTTTGGTGGCCCGTTCGGACGCCTTGGGCGGCTTTTTCAGCATGGACGATCTGGCCCACCACACGGTGGAGTGGACGGCACCGATCGCCAGCGACTACCGCGGGTTCACCATCGCCACGGCCCCACCCAATTCCCAGGGCATCGCCTTGCTGATGCAGGCCAAAATGCTGGTCCATCAGGATTTGACAGCCTTTAGCGTCGACTCTGCGGAATTGGTCCACTTGATGGTCGAGGCGAAAAAACTGGCCTTTGCCGACCGAGACGCCTGCGTGTGCGATCCTGCCTTTAGCCGGATCCCGATTGAAGCAATGCTGTCGAAAACCCAAGCCAAAGAACGCATCAGCCTGATCGATCCCGACCGGGCGCACGCTGGCTATGCCACCCGGGATTTTGCGCGCGGCGGAGATGATACCGTCTATGTCACCGCGGTGGATGGCGATGGCAATGCCGTAACCCTGATCCAGTCGCTTTACGAGGCTTTCGGTTCATGCCTGATGGTGCCTCAGACAGGCATGGTGCTGCAGAACCGGGCCAGAGGGTTCACCCTTGAAGAATCTCATCCCAATGTGCTGGCGCCTGATAAGCGGCCCTACCACACATTGCATCCGGTCATGATTCTCAAGGAAGATCAGCCTGCGATCTTGCTCGGGACCCCCGGCGCCGATGGCCAGACCCAAACCAACATGCAGCTGATCGTCGATCTGATCGATTACGGCGCCGATGCGCAGCAGGCCAACGAGGCGCCGCGATGGCGATCCAATCCGGACGGCTCACTGATGATAGAGTGCCGTTTCCCGGATGAAACCATCGCCAGGCTCAAAGCAAGGGGGCATGACGTAAGGGTTGTGGACGCCTATTCGGAAATGATGGGATCATCGCAGATCATCGTGATCGACCACGCGAACGGAGTCCTCAAGGCGGGTGCCGACCCACGCCGGCAGGCGTATGCCATCGGTAAGTAG
- a CDS encoding DMT family transporter, giving the protein MPATGINDLLGVGIALITALAWATSTIIIKMIVAKIDIFTLNTIRLWVGSLLLLMIIGISGRAGALIDTPLVPFLLVASSGVIAMAVGDTLYMKSLSLIDASKAFTIAQCSFPIMATIVAVVVLGEAFTWLTAAGAVLVVCGIYLIAAKDKRTPDPIPTQTGGPHGVAFALAAATAWTAATISIKIGTVAMDAIVAAGIRIPVAATVLTLLMCSRRLGTVIRPPKHEPRTLAMVVVAGVLTYGVAAVGYVTAIQMIGAAKTVLVTTTAPMLVLPFSIIFLKERPGGTTVAGVLSCIVGICCVAL; this is encoded by the coding sequence TTGCCCGCAACTGGTATTAATGACCTATTGGGTGTTGGCATCGCCTTGATTACCGCCCTGGCCTGGGCCACCAGCACCATCATAATCAAGATGATCGTTGCCAAAATCGATATCTTCACGCTTAACACCATTCGGTTGTGGGTGGGTTCCCTGCTCTTGCTGATGATTATCGGGATCTCGGGCCGGGCCGGCGCGCTCATCGATACCCCACTAGTTCCGTTTCTACTGGTCGCGTCATCGGGTGTAATTGCCATGGCGGTCGGAGACACCTTGTACATGAAGAGCCTATCTTTGATCGATGCATCAAAGGCTTTTACCATCGCCCAGTGCTCTTTTCCCATCATGGCCACGATCGTCGCCGTGGTCGTCCTGGGGGAAGCCTTCACCTGGCTGACTGCTGCCGGCGCCGTGCTGGTGGTTTGCGGTATCTACTTGATAGCCGCCAAGGACAAACGTACACCGGATCCTATACCCACTCAAACAGGAGGACCCCACGGCGTGGCGTTTGCCCTGGCCGCAGCCACGGCATGGACGGCCGCGACCATCTCTATAAAGATCGGCACCGTTGCGATGGACGCCATCGTCGCCGCAGGCATCAGGATCCCGGTGGCCGCAACCGTGCTGACCTTGCTGATGTGCAGTCGGCGACTAGGCACCGTTATAAGACCCCCCAAACATGAACCCAGAACCCTGGCGATGGTTGTCGTGGCCGGGGTGTTGACCTATGGCGTGGCGGCGGTTGGCTATGTCACCGCCATTCAAATGATCGGTGCGGCCAAGACAGTTCTGGTGACCACCACGGCTCCCATGCTTGTATTGCCTTTCTCGATCATATTTCTTAAAGAAAGGCCCGGCGGCACCACTGTAGCAGGTGTTTTATCCTGCATCGTCGGCATATGTTGCGTAGCATTATAG
- the gspF gene encoding type II secretion system inner membrane protein GspF — protein sequence MPVYDYTAYDAKGKTISGIIDADGAAAARQKIRTSGYYPVELREVVDGVAQAGDRGRRPFAQRFTRIRPVEVSIMTRQLATLIGAGFPLVSALDSLISQTNKPALKKVVAGIKESVVEGTPFAKALGKYPNIFSSIYVNMVDAGESSGTLEIVLERLADIMEKQEALKNRMITAMIYPILILMISAVIISFMLIYVTPKIMSMFESLKQELPLPTQILIAISEFFQSYWWALVLLVIAALLGLRAIGKSKEGRRWMDTHVLGMPLFGSLIRRMAAARFSRTLGSLLENGISMLPALGIVQNIVGNVFISQSIANASEEVGKGQGLGKSLDKDGAFPPMAIQMIQVGEQSGNLEEMLNKVADVFEKEVETTAMRLTALVEPVMILVMACLVTFIVLAICLPIFEMNQLIR from the coding sequence ATGCCAGTCTATGATTACACGGCCTACGATGCCAAAGGCAAAACCATTTCGGGAATCATCGATGCCGACGGCGCCGCGGCCGCGCGTCAGAAAATCAGGACTTCCGGGTATTACCCGGTGGAGCTTCGGGAGGTCGTCGACGGGGTGGCCCAAGCCGGCGATCGCGGCCGACGCCCCTTTGCCCAGCGGTTCACGCGAATCCGGCCCGTGGAAGTCTCTATCATGACGCGGCAACTGGCCACCCTGATCGGCGCGGGATTTCCCCTTGTGTCCGCTCTGGATTCCCTGATCTCCCAGACCAACAAGCCTGCCTTGAAAAAGGTCGTGGCCGGCATCAAGGAGTCCGTCGTCGAAGGGACCCCTTTTGCAAAGGCCCTGGGCAAATACCCCAACATCTTTTCCTCGATCTATGTCAACATGGTCGATGCGGGAGAGTCTTCCGGTACCCTGGAAATTGTATTGGAGCGTCTCGCCGACATCATGGAAAAGCAGGAAGCACTGAAGAATCGCATGATCACGGCGATGATCTACCCTATACTGATCCTGATGATCAGCGCCGTGATCATCTCGTTCATGCTGATCTATGTGACGCCCAAGATCATGTCCATGTTTGAAAGCCTGAAACAGGAACTGCCCCTGCCGACACAGATCCTGATCGCCATCAGCGAGTTCTTTCAATCCTATTGGTGGGCCCTGGTGTTGTTGGTCATTGCGGCCTTGCTTGGCCTGCGGGCCATCGGTAAAAGCAAGGAGGGGCGCCGATGGATGGATACCCACGTGCTCGGCATGCCGCTGTTTGGCTCCCTGATCCGCCGCATGGCGGCCGCTCGATTTTCAAGGACGCTTGGATCTCTGCTTGAAAACGGGATCTCCATGCTGCCGGCCCTGGGCATTGTGCAAAACATCGTGGGAAATGTCTTTATCAGCCAGTCGATCGCCAACGCCTCCGAAGAGGTCGGTAAAGGTCAGGGGCTGGGAAAGTCCCTGGACAAGGACGGTGCGTTCCCACCGATGGCGATCCAAATGATCCAGGTGGGCGAACAAAGCGGCAATTTGGAGGAGATGCTCAACAAGGTCGCCGATGTGTTCGAAAAAGAAGTCGAAACCACGGCCATGCGCCTCACGGCTCTGGTGGAGCCGGTCATGATACTTGTGATGGCCTGCCTGGTCACCTTCATCGTGCTGGCTATATGCCTGCCCATCTTTGAAATGAACCAGCTTATACGTTAG
- the fmt gene encoding methionyl-tRNA formyltransferase: protein MTPSPVIVFMGTPDFSVPCLLALHEAGHALPLVVTQPDRPKGRGRSLAPPPVKMAAEGIGLAVEQPVTVRDEGFIERIRAVAPDFLVVVAFGQILPKALLDIPRRGAVNVHASLLPKYRGPAPIQWAMIRGETETGVTTMLMDIGVDTGDILLQRSTIIGPEDTADSMHTRLSHMGSRLLVETIHGMWQGTLYPRAQPAVGATYAPMLKKDDGRIDWRGQPGKIDIFIRAMTPWPGAFCFLGERRLKVISARPLPGVTHQEAPGTIIPGFPDELRVACEDGAVLITELQGASGKRLRTADFLRGHPIAPGTRLT from the coding sequence ATGACGCCTTCTCCCGTTATCGTCTTTATGGGCACCCCGGATTTTTCGGTGCCGTGCCTGTTGGCGCTGCATGAAGCGGGTCACGCGCTGCCATTGGTCGTCACCCAACCCGATCGTCCCAAGGGACGCGGCCGCAGCCTTGCCCCTCCACCCGTAAAAATGGCAGCCGAAGGTATAGGCCTTGCCGTCGAACAACCCGTTACGGTGCGCGATGAGGGGTTTATTGAGAGGATCAGGGCTGTGGCACCCGATTTCCTGGTGGTTGTGGCCTTCGGTCAGATCCTTCCGAAAGCTCTCTTGGATATCCCCCGCAGGGGCGCCGTCAACGTACACGCATCCCTGCTGCCCAAATACCGGGGGCCGGCCCCTATTCAGTGGGCAATGATCCGGGGGGAGACTGAAACCGGCGTCACGACCATGTTGATGGACATCGGCGTGGACACCGGGGACATTCTGCTCCAGAGATCCACGATCATCGGGCCGGAAGATACGGCCGACAGCATGCATACGCGTCTTTCGCACATGGGTTCTCGATTGTTGGTCGAGACCATACACGGCATGTGGCAAGGCACCTTGTATCCCCGCGCCCAACCGGCCGTCGGTGCGACGTATGCACCGATGTTAAAAAAAGATGACGGGCGCATCGATTGGCGTGGACAGCCCGGAAAAATTGACATATTCATCCGTGCCATGACCCCGTGGCCTGGCGCCTTTTGCTTTCTCGGGGAACGACGCCTGAAGGTCATCAGCGCCCGTCCGCTGCCCGGTGTCACCCACCAGGAAGCACCCGGAACGATCATTCCCGGTTTCCCGGACGAATTGCGAGTGGCATGCGAGGACGGCGCCGTATTGATAACCGAACTTCAGGGCGCTTCAGGAAAGCGCCTGCGAACCGCGGATTTCCTGCGCGGCCATCCCATTGCACCGGGTACACGGCTCACATGA